The Polycladomyces zharkentensis genome includes a window with the following:
- a CDS encoding MFS transporter → MPTAKTRIVDTYVIAIFLSTLDIEIVTPVLSSIAADFDLTPRWAVWMVAVYLAVFSIALPVMELWPVRQTRERLWLLALFLYAVGSFVVSISSSWFLLLTGRMLQALGSGGMVPLFAVAIRRWMQKSRPYIRIGLTLLLAGVLVVLPLLSGWTASIFHWRWLFILPIPLVITLFWAAPRSAPGYGRHSQPLDIIGVTFFGLMLFFAMAAMAMMNPDEGWQAVIAPQVLPLWIMALGMVVPLFMVEKQVGAPFFTPTIWQDRRLLLFHVFVFLTGFCWSSVVLIPGWIGFLMPQIGNAEGWSLALIAASASGSVPLSRWWVSRKGCHANFTLGFVLLFIADWLLARILAPWTVWVALVCWGAGLGFTLSAPLHLLLLQWLPSRQVRVGLVAAGMSRAAGGALGLIALAYVLGPVDPDIWYRHIGSLYPHYPRAMELAAGVSAIGFLSTFLLPRKPEERTKSAG, encoded by the coding sequence ATGCCGACAGCGAAAACGCGCATCGTGGATACATATGTGATCGCGATCTTCCTTAGCACACTGGACATTGAGATCGTGACACCCGTACTATCGTCTATCGCGGCCGACTTTGATCTGACACCCCGGTGGGCTGTATGGATGGTCGCTGTATATTTGGCTGTGTTTTCCATTGCATTGCCGGTGATGGAACTGTGGCCCGTTCGTCAGACGCGTGAGCGTCTGTGGCTGTTGGCCCTGTTTTTGTACGCGGTCGGTTCGTTCGTCGTGAGCATAAGCTCGTCTTGGTTTTTGCTCTTGACCGGGCGCATGCTGCAAGCGTTGGGATCGGGTGGCATGGTTCCTCTGTTTGCTGTTGCGATCCGGCGGTGGATGCAAAAAAGCCGTCCGTATATCCGCATCGGACTCACTTTGCTGTTGGCGGGCGTGCTGGTTGTCCTGCCCCTCTTATCCGGGTGGACGGCCAGCATTTTTCACTGGCGGTGGCTGTTTATTCTGCCCATTCCGCTGGTGATCACACTGTTTTGGGCGGCTCCGCGATCCGCACCGGGATACGGTCGACATTCGCAACCGTTGGATATCATCGGTGTCACCTTTTTCGGATTGATGCTGTTTTTTGCGATGGCGGCCATGGCGATGATGAACCCGGATGAAGGTTGGCAGGCGGTCATCGCGCCTCAGGTGTTGCCGCTGTGGATCATGGCGTTGGGGATGGTGGTCCCGCTGTTTATGGTGGAGAAGCAGGTCGGGGCACCGTTTTTTACACCGACGATCTGGCAGGATCGCCGATTGTTGCTGTTTCATGTGTTCGTCTTTCTGACGGGCTTCTGTTGGTCATCCGTGGTGTTGATTCCGGGATGGATAGGTTTTTTGATGCCGCAAATCGGGAATGCAGAAGGGTGGAGCTTGGCGTTGATCGCGGCTTCCGCCAGCGGCTCCGTGCCGTTGTCGCGCTGGTGGGTATCCCGCAAAGGATGCCATGCCAATTTTACGTTGGGATTCGTGCTGTTGTTTATCGCCGATTGGTTGCTGGCCCGCATCCTGGCACCGTGGACGGTATGGGTCGCACTGGTGTGTTGGGGGGCGGGGTTGGGGTTCACGCTGAGTGCGCCGCTTCACCTGTTGTTGTTGCAATGGCTGCCCTCGCGGCAAGTTCGGGTCGGATTGGTCGCCGCCGGCATGTCGCGTGCAGCGGGTGGGGCACTGGGTTTGATTGCACTGGCGTATGTGTTGGGGCCGGTGGATCCGGACATCTGGTACCGTCATATCGGATCGTTGTATCCGCACTATCCGCGTGCGATGGAGTTGGCGGCAGGTGTTTCGGCGATCGGTTTTTTGTCCACCTTTCTTCTGCCCCGAAAGCCGGAAGAGCGGACGAAATCGGCCGGTTGA
- a CDS encoding ketopantoate reductase family protein, with translation MRIGVWGGGALGLLWAARLAALYSETVLVTRTRKQADAVRSEGIRVIGLDGKARRMPVQAVESDRVTASFDVIMLMVKQRDFTSAFYQALSVCAQDGVIVCWQNGVGHDAVVKKTRHTQPVYGAVTTEGAWREDMTTVRHTGAGQTWIGPLLGKQEDHPALLRSLIAQVDHRWCPVVLEADIQPRIWKKLMINSVINPLTALLEVENGELFRLPDARALIRAALEEGVAVVRAMGYRWEADDVFHEVAEVCEKTATNRSSMYQDLMRGHMTEVDWINGGIVKEGKARGIQTPIHETLMRLVHAKEAINRR, from the coding sequence ATGCGCATCGGCGTGTGGGGTGGCGGGGCGTTGGGGCTGTTGTGGGCGGCGCGACTGGCTGCATTGTATTCGGAGACGGTATTGGTGACGCGAACACGGAAACAGGCCGATGCTGTCCGAAGTGAAGGAATTCGTGTCATCGGACTGGACGGAAAGGCACGGCGGATGCCGGTGCAGGCGGTGGAATCAGACAGAGTGACCGCCTCGTTTGATGTCATCATGTTAATGGTAAAACAACGCGATTTCACCTCGGCATTTTATCAGGCACTGTCCGTCTGCGCACAGGATGGGGTGATCGTCTGCTGGCAGAACGGTGTGGGCCACGACGCCGTCGTGAAGAAAACCCGTCATACCCAACCGGTTTATGGAGCAGTTACCACCGAAGGAGCTTGGCGAGAGGATATGACAACTGTCCGTCATACCGGCGCCGGGCAGACGTGGATCGGACCGCTTCTGGGAAAACAAGAGGACCATCCGGCTTTGTTGCGGTCGCTCATCGCTCAGGTGGATCACCGGTGGTGTCCGGTTGTGTTGGAGGCTGATATTCAACCCCGCATATGGAAGAAATTAATGATCAACAGTGTGATCAATCCGTTGACAGCTTTGCTGGAAGTGGAAAACGGTGAACTGTTCCGTTTGCCGGACGCCAGGGCGTTGATCCGGGCTGCGCTGGAGGAGGGTGTTGCGGTTGTGCGGGCGATGGGGTATCGGTGGGAGGCTGACGATGTTTTTCATGAGGTAGCGGAGGTTTGTGAAAAGACAGCCACCAACCGTTCCTCGATGTATCAGGATTTGATGCGGGGGCATATGACGGAGGTGGACTGGATCAACGGGGGGATCGTCAAGGAAGGAAAAGCCCGCGGGATCCAGACACCCATTCATGAAACCCTGATGCGATTGGTCCATGCCAAAGAAGCAATAAACCGTCGATAG
- a CDS encoding acyl-CoA carboxylase subunit beta, with amino-acid sequence MQTTTVETLAQRAEKIKQGGAAKYHERLSRQNKLFVRKRLELLFDDDFQLEDGLFANCLDESLPADGVVTVIGKVNGQRVCVMANDATVKAGSWGARTVEKIIRIQETAERLRIPMIYLVDSAGARITDQIEMFPGRRGAGRIFYNQVKLSGKIPQVCVLFGPSAAGGAYIPAFCDVVIMVDQNASMYLGSPRMAEMVIGEKVTLEEMGGARMHCTVSGCGDVLAADEAEAIAAARRYLSYFPANYTQKPPAAQPKSPSGKGRPVSEIVPDNQNTPFDMMELIETLVDEDSFFEMKKLFARELITGFARINGRVVGIVANQSKVKGGVLFVDSADKAARFITLCDAFHIPLVFLADVPGFMIGTQVERAGIIRHGAKMIAAMSEATVPKISIIVRKAYGAGLYAMAGPAFEPDCCLALPTAQIAVMGPEAAVNAVYSNKIAELEEPERTRFIMQKREEYKKDIDIYRLASELIIDGIIEPDRLREELIDRLEAYADKEMTFSERKHPVYPV; translated from the coding sequence ATGCAAACGACCACGGTGGAGACGCTGGCACAGCGTGCGGAGAAGATCAAACAGGGAGGCGCCGCCAAATATCACGAAAGACTGTCCCGGCAAAACAAACTGTTTGTCCGTAAACGGTTGGAGTTGCTGTTTGACGACGATTTTCAGCTGGAAGACGGATTGTTTGCCAATTGCCTGGACGAATCGCTTCCTGCCGACGGCGTGGTGACGGTAATCGGCAAGGTGAACGGTCAAAGGGTTTGCGTGATGGCCAATGACGCCACGGTAAAGGCCGGGTCATGGGGCGCCCGCACGGTGGAAAAAATCATCCGCATCCAGGAAACTGCCGAACGGTTGCGCATCCCGATGATTTACCTGGTCGATTCCGCCGGCGCCCGGATCACCGACCAGATCGAGATGTTTCCGGGCAGGAGGGGAGCGGGCCGGATCTTTTACAACCAGGTGAAACTGTCAGGAAAGATTCCGCAAGTCTGCGTTCTGTTCGGTCCGTCTGCCGCAGGGGGAGCGTATATCCCGGCATTTTGCGACGTGGTGATCATGGTCGATCAAAACGCCAGCATGTATCTGGGTTCGCCGCGGATGGCCGAAATGGTAATCGGAGAGAAAGTGACGTTGGAAGAAATGGGCGGCGCCCGGATGCACTGCACCGTCAGCGGTTGCGGAGATGTATTGGCCGCCGATGAAGCGGAAGCCATCGCGGCGGCTCGTCGCTATCTGAGCTATTTCCCGGCCAATTATACGCAAAAACCGCCGGCGGCCCAACCGAAATCTCCTTCCGGGAAAGGTCGGCCGGTATCCGAGATTGTACCCGATAACCAAAACACACCGTTTGATATGATGGAGCTGATTGAAACCCTCGTGGATGAGGATTCGTTTTTCGAGATGAAAAAGCTGTTCGCCCGGGAACTGATCACCGGATTTGCGCGTATCAACGGTCGTGTCGTGGGCATCGTCGCCAACCAATCCAAGGTCAAAGGCGGTGTGTTGTTCGTTGATTCGGCCGATAAAGCGGCGCGGTTCATCACGCTGTGCGACGCATTTCACATCCCGCTTGTCTTTCTGGCTGATGTCCCCGGATTTATGATCGGCACACAGGTGGAACGGGCCGGTATCATCCGTCACGGAGCCAAAATGATCGCGGCAATGTCGGAAGCGACTGTGCCGAAAATTTCGATCATTGTGCGCAAGGCCTACGGTGCCGGTTTATACGCGATGGCAGGTCCCGCTTTTGAGCCGGATTGCTGTCTGGCCCTTCCCACTGCACAGATCGCGGTAATGGGTCCGGAAGCGGCGGTCAATGCGGTGTACAGCAACAAGATCGCCGAATTGGAGGAGCCGGAGCGGACCCGATTCATCATGCAGAAACGGGAAGAGTACAAGAAGGACATCGACATCTACCGCTTGGCTTCCGAATTGATCATCGACGGCATCATCGAACCGGACCGATTGCGTGAGGAGTTGATCGACCGTTTGGAAGCGTACGCTGATAAGGAAATGACGTTCAGCGAACGCAAGCACCCGGTTTATCCGGTATAA
- a CDS encoding enoyl-CoA hydratase produces the protein MSLVEWERREGISVLTLNRPEVYNALNYPTLQELNRILQELHHSKATRVVVITGAGEKAFCSGADLKERRTMSEDQVRRYIHLIRETFLMVERLPKPVIAAVNGVALGGGMELALACDLRVADERAVFGLTETSLGIIPGAGGTQRLPRIVGKAKAKELIFTASRISAKEAEAIGLVNRVVEKGNTLSAALEMAEKINQQAPLALAQAKMAIDYGFEMDLASGLAFETKAYEVLIPTKDRLEGLQAFKEKRKPIYLGE, from the coding sequence ATGAGCCTGGTCGAGTGGGAACGGAGAGAAGGCATCTCCGTTTTGACGCTGAATCGACCCGAAGTGTACAACGCGCTGAACTATCCGACATTGCAGGAGCTGAACCGGATTCTCCAGGAGTTGCATCATTCCAAAGCCACTCGCGTGGTGGTGATCACCGGGGCGGGGGAGAAAGCCTTCTGTTCCGGTGCGGATCTGAAAGAACGGCGCACGATGTCGGAAGATCAGGTTCGGCGTTACATTCATCTGATTCGTGAGACATTTCTGATGGTGGAACGACTGCCCAAGCCGGTAATCGCCGCAGTGAACGGAGTGGCGCTGGGCGGTGGGATGGAGTTGGCACTGGCGTGTGACCTCCGTGTGGCGGACGAGAGGGCTGTGTTCGGTTTGACGGAGACCTCTCTCGGGATCATCCCGGGCGCGGGCGGAACACAGCGACTGCCACGCATTGTGGGCAAGGCCAAAGCCAAAGAGTTGATCTTCACGGCCAGCCGGATTTCGGCAAAGGAAGCGGAAGCGATCGGTCTCGTCAATCGGGTAGTTGAAAAAGGGAATACGTTGTCGGCAGCTTTGGAGATGGCCGAGAAAATCAACCAACAAGCGCCGCTGGCCTTGGCGCAGGCGAAAATGGCGATCGATTACGGTTTCGAGATGGATTTGGCGTCCGGATTGGCCTTCGAAACCAAAGCGTACGAAGTGCTGATCCCGACCAAAGACCGGTTGGAGGGTCTGCAGGCTTTCAAAGAAAAAAGAAAGCCCATTTATCTGGGTGAGTAA
- a CDS encoding hydroxymethylglutaryl-CoA lyase, translated as MGGDPVTRVTIVEVGLRDGLQNESVMLSVDVKCRIAEGLIRAGVKEIEATSFVHPRWIPQMADAAELASRLPRGRDVRYRALIPNVKGLERALTTPIDEYAVFLSASETHNRKNINKSIDETYPVLAEVVERAQAAGKRVRGYVSTVFGCPYEGDVPVSQVVRVCERLLEMGVYEISLGDTIGVATPKKVKETLEVLLRHIPAERLAGHYHDTRGTALINAYVSLEMGIRTLDSAFGGLGGCPYAPGASGNVATEDLVYFLEQEGIETGIDLEALCRVSIDVQKEMGRPLSSKVLQSVIAEWSSAGKGEA; from the coding sequence ATGGGAGGTGATCCCGTGACACGGGTGACCATCGTGGAAGTGGGGCTGCGGGACGGACTGCAAAATGAATCGGTCATGCTGTCCGTCGACGTGAAGTGCCGCATCGCCGAGGGGTTGATCCGGGCGGGGGTCAAGGAAATTGAAGCCACTTCATTCGTTCATCCCCGCTGGATTCCCCAAATGGCCGATGCGGCGGAGTTGGCATCCCGTCTGCCGAGGGGACGAGACGTTCGGTACCGTGCGCTGATTCCCAACGTCAAAGGCTTGGAACGGGCTTTGACCACCCCGATCGACGAATATGCCGTTTTTCTCTCCGCCAGTGAAACCCACAACCGGAAAAACATCAACAAATCGATTGACGAAACCTACCCGGTGCTGGCGGAAGTGGTGGAACGGGCCCAAGCGGCGGGCAAGCGGGTGCGGGGGTATGTGTCAACGGTGTTCGGGTGTCCCTACGAGGGTGACGTCCCGGTTTCGCAAGTGGTGCGGGTGTGCGAACGCCTGCTCGAAATGGGAGTCTACGAAATCTCCCTCGGAGACACGATCGGGGTGGCCACACCCAAAAAGGTGAAAGAAACGTTGGAAGTCCTGCTCCGGCACATCCCGGCGGAACGCTTGGCGGGGCATTATCACGACACGCGGGGAACGGCACTGATCAATGCGTACGTGTCGCTTGAAATGGGAATCCGCACCTTGGATAGTGCGTTCGGCGGTCTGGGAGGCTGCCCGTATGCGCCGGGAGCGTCGGGAAATGTGGCCACGGAAGATTTGGTATATTTTTTGGAACAAGAAGGCATCGAAACGGGCATCGACCTGGAAGCGCTCTGTCGGGTCAGTATTGACGTGCAAAAAGAGATGGGTCGACCATTGTCCTCCAAGGTGTTGCAGAGCGTGATCGCAGAGTGGTCGTCGGCAGGGAAGGGGGAAGCGTGA
- a CDS encoding acetyl-CoA carboxylase biotin carboxyl carrier protein subunit: MKTIQANMAGTVLQVLVKPGDEVKSGQDVVILESMKMEIPIAAEADGKVKSVPVEIGSFVGEGDVLVELE; encoded by the coding sequence ATGAAAACGATTCAGGCGAACATGGCGGGGACCGTATTGCAGGTATTGGTGAAACCGGGGGACGAAGTGAAATCGGGTCAGGACGTCGTCATTCTGGAATCGATGAAAATGGAGATCCCGATTGCAGCCGAAGCCGACGGGAAAGTGAAATCCGTTCCCGTGGAGATCGGCTCCTTTGTGGGCGAAGGAGATGTGTTGGTAGAGCTGGAGTGA
- a CDS encoding acetyl-CoA carboxylase biotin carboxylase subunit, producing MKTILIANRGEIARRIARTCRARGIRVVAVYSEADQDMPFVREADVAVAIGPPPVAQSYLNIDAIIQAAKKTGADAIHPGYGLLSENATFARKVEEAGLVLIGPRPDVIERMGDKVTARRTMAEAGVPVVPGTEGGVSGEEEALAEAERIGYPVMIKASAGGGGIGMQVCRTPDELKKAFATVQAKAKAYFGDSAVFLERLIERPRHVEVQVAADSQGNTVHLFERECSVQRRNQKVVEECLSPSIRPETRERLSDAAVRAAKAVGYTGVGTVEFLVDEQERIYFLEMNTRLQVEHPVTEMVTGQDLVDWQLDIAEGKPLPLRQQEIKARGHAVEYRIYAEDPTTFLPSPGTIHAMTVPEGEGIRVDAGVEAGNVVTPFYDPMIAKLIVGGPTRETVLEKSRAALEMFRVEGIRTNLPLLRALLDHPEFVEGRYDTQLLQHFQMDGGIRR from the coding sequence ATCAAAACCATTCTCATCGCCAATCGTGGAGAGATTGCCAGAAGAATCGCCCGAACTTGCCGTGCGCGCGGTATTCGCGTCGTTGCGGTATATTCCGAGGCAGATCAAGACATGCCCTTTGTTCGGGAGGCCGACGTGGCGGTTGCCATCGGTCCGCCTCCGGTGGCGCAAAGTTATCTGAATATAGATGCCATCATCCAAGCGGCAAAAAAGACGGGAGCCGATGCGATTCATCCCGGTTACGGTTTGCTTTCCGAAAATGCGACCTTTGCGCGAAAAGTGGAGGAGGCGGGTCTGGTATTGATTGGACCGCGGCCGGACGTGATCGAACGAATGGGCGACAAAGTGACGGCGCGTCGCACGATGGCCGAGGCCGGCGTCCCCGTCGTTCCCGGAACGGAGGGAGGCGTCAGCGGGGAGGAGGAAGCGCTGGCAGAAGCAGAGCGCATCGGGTATCCCGTGATGATCAAAGCGAGCGCAGGTGGTGGCGGAATCGGCATGCAAGTATGCCGAACACCGGATGAATTGAAGAAAGCGTTTGCCACCGTGCAGGCCAAAGCCAAAGCGTATTTCGGCGATTCCGCCGTGTTTTTGGAGCGGTTGATCGAACGACCACGCCATGTGGAAGTGCAGGTGGCCGCCGATTCACAGGGAAATACGGTTCACCTGTTTGAGCGGGAGTGTTCCGTTCAGCGTCGGAACCAAAAAGTGGTGGAAGAGTGCCTTTCCCCGTCCATCCGGCCCGAAACGCGGGAGCGGCTGAGCGATGCAGCCGTGCGGGCCGCAAAGGCGGTTGGATATACCGGAGTCGGTACGGTGGAGTTTCTGGTTGATGAGCAGGAACGCATCTATTTTCTCGAGATGAATACGCGCCTTCAGGTGGAACATCCGGTGACTGAGATGGTGACGGGTCAGGATCTGGTGGATTGGCAACTGGATATTGCAGAAGGGAAACCGCTCCCGTTGAGGCAACAGGAGATCAAGGCCCGGGGGCATGCAGTGGAATATCGGATATATGCCGAGGACCCGACGACCTTCCTGCCGTCGCCGGGAACGATCCATGCGATGACGGTGCCGGAGGGGGAGGGCATCCGCGTGGATGCGGGTGTGGAAGCGGGCAATGTGGTGACCCCGTTTTACGATCCGATGATCGCCAAACTGATCGTGGGCGGACCGACGCGGGAAACGGTGTTGGAAAAAAGCCGCGCGGCGTTGGAAATGTTCCGGGTTGAAGGGATCCGAACCAATTTGCCCTTGTTGCGTGCGTTGTTGGATCACCCTGAGTTTGTTGAGGGACGGTATGATACGCAGTTGCTGCAACATTTTCAAATGGATGGAGGCATCAGACGATGA
- a CDS encoding N-acetyltransferase: protein MSHYKVERLKINYKTLEEFQKFREYGLQELSMLEDLQANIIENDSNSPFYGIYLDGNLIARASLYRIDAKYDRYFDPPQDYYELWKLEVLPQYRNQGCGTALVEHAKSLGLPIKTNARCRSDEFWKKMGFSPVKYDPVRDRGENPYVWTPPGVSLKE from the coding sequence ATGAGCCATTACAAAGTGGAACGGCTCAAAATCAATTACAAAACACTGGAAGAATTCCAAAAGTTCCGTGAGTACGGGTTGCAAGAATTGTCCATGTTGGAAGATTTGCAAGCCAACATCATCGAGAACGACAGCAATTCCCCATTTTACGGCATTTACTTGGACGGCAACCTGATCGCCCGTGCCAGTTTGTACCGTATTGACGCCAAATACGACCGTTATTTTGATCCGCCGCAAGATTACTATGAGTTGTGGAAGTTGGAAGTACTTCCCCAGTATCGAAATCAAGGATGCGGTACAGCACTGGTGGAACATGCCAAAAGCCTGGGTTTGCCGATTAAAACCAACGCCCGTTGTCGATCTGACGAATTTTGGAAAAAGATGGGATTTTCGCCGGTTAAATACGATCCCGTACGCGATCGGGGAGAAAACCCTTATGTCTGGACACCACCCGGTGTCAGCCTCAAGGAATGA
- a CDS encoding RsfA family transcriptional regulator, with the protein MVVKRQDAWTPDDDLVLAEVTLRHIREGSTQLAAFEEVAEKLGRTPAACGFRWNSFVRKKYEAAIQIAKSQRQKRNKEKGRISRVRVLSEQLDHGEDHLMSLDSIIRFLRMHKNEVAELRRQHKQLEKEIKEREERIQQLSKENDEMKSQLNHVQSDYQVVNDDYKALIQIMDRARKLALLEEEDDEKLKTKFKMDENGNLERIDK; encoded by the coding sequence ATGGTGGTGAAAAGACAAGACGCATGGACACCGGACGACGATCTTGTTCTGGCAGAGGTGACGTTGCGTCATATTCGTGAGGGAAGCACACAGTTGGCCGCTTTTGAAGAAGTGGCGGAAAAGTTGGGACGGACGCCGGCGGCTTGCGGATTTCGCTGGAACAGCTTTGTGAGAAAAAAGTATGAGGCGGCCATTCAAATTGCCAAATCGCAGCGGCAAAAACGAAACAAAGAAAAAGGGCGCATATCGCGCGTACGCGTGTTGAGCGAGCAATTGGATCACGGGGAAGATCATCTGATGTCCCTGGATTCCATCATTCGTTTTCTGCGTATGCACAAAAACGAAGTGGCTGAGTTAAGGCGTCAACACAAACAGTTGGAGAAGGAAATCAAGGAGCGGGAAGAACGGATTCAGCAGTTGTCAAAAGAAAACGATGAGATGAAGAGCCAACTCAACCACGTCCAGAGCGACTACCAAGTTGTCAACGACGATTACAAAGCCCTGATACAAATCATGGACAGGGCGAGGAAGTTGGCACTGTTGGAGGAAGAGGACGACGAAAAGCTGAAAACCAAGTTTAAAATGGACGAAAACGGGAATTTGGAGCGGATCGACAAATAA
- a CDS encoding enoyl-CoA hydratase/isomerase family protein, which yields MQTLITEQKNGVGWIRFHRPEVRNAVNLQMMQELEDVLAKWKSDSGVKVLVLTGDERAFVSGGDLTEFHKLKTADAIQPVHAQMGSLLDVLEQLGKPTIAAVGGAAVGGGCEIAVSCDFRFASDTAQFGFIQAGLGITTGWGGGSRLIRLVGRSRALALLLTGERIDSTQAFQYGLVDRVVPSEQLEEEVQRFAETIARTPLPVIEAYMELANRVRDGADRLDLTKWESRTCSRLWESDVHHQAVEAFLRRTGRL from the coding sequence ATGCAGACATTGATCACCGAACAAAAGAATGGCGTCGGTTGGATTCGGTTTCATCGCCCCGAAGTGCGCAATGCGGTCAACCTGCAAATGATGCAGGAGCTGGAAGATGTGTTGGCAAAGTGGAAATCGGATTCCGGCGTGAAAGTGTTGGTACTCACGGGAGATGAACGAGCATTCGTTTCAGGCGGCGATTTGACGGAGTTTCACAAACTGAAGACAGCGGATGCGATTCAACCGGTACATGCGCAGATGGGAAGCCTGCTGGATGTTTTGGAGCAATTGGGAAAACCGACGATCGCTGCGGTCGGTGGAGCGGCGGTGGGCGGCGGATGTGAGATCGCGGTCAGCTGTGATTTCCGATTTGCGTCGGATACTGCACAGTTCGGGTTTATTCAAGCTGGTTTGGGGATTACGACCGGATGGGGAGGAGGTTCGCGTTTGATTCGCCTGGTGGGTCGAAGCCGCGCTTTGGCGCTGCTTTTGACAGGGGAGCGCATCGACAGCACACAGGCGTTTCAGTACGGGTTGGTGGATCGGGTGGTCCCGTCGGAACAGCTGGAAGAGGAAGTCCAACGGTTCGCGGAAACCATCGCCCGCACGCCGTTGCCGGTTATCGAGGCGTATATGGAATTGGCCAACCGGGTGCGCGACGGCGCTGACCGGCTGGATTTGACAAAGTGGGAGAGCCGGACGTGTTCCCGACTGTGGGAGTCGGATGTACACCATCAGGCTGTTGAAGCTTTTTTGCGCCGGACCGGTCGATTGTAA
- a CDS encoding DUF2626 family protein, with protein sequence MDRMFRVLGFWCLVMGIMFLAGDMNALALLFFAQTVLFVVLGFMGLTERTYMYLFCGYMVVAFIGMVTYSFFFMPQG encoded by the coding sequence ATGGATCGGATGTTCCGGGTACTCGGGTTCTGGTGCCTGGTGATGGGCATCATGTTCTTGGCCGGTGACATGAACGCATTGGCGCTGCTCTTTTTCGCCCAAACCGTCCTGTTCGTCGTGCTGGGCTTCATGGGTCTCACCGAACGGACTTACATGTATCTGTTCTGTGGCTATATGGTCGTCGCCTTTATCGGCATGGTCACCTATTCAT